Proteins from a genomic interval of candidate division KSB1 bacterium:
- the csrA gene encoding carbon storage regulator CsrA: MLVLTRKLGESIVIGDNIRVTVVEIHGKQVRLGVEAPRDVSVHRGEVYERIVEENRLAAGSTERSKLDGLSEAVVAKLKGRLNGKP, from the coding sequence GTGCTGGTCCTGACAAGGAAGTTGGGCGAGAGCATCGTCATCGGCGACAACATCCGGGTGACCGTAGTGGAGATCCACGGCAAGCAGGTCCGGCTTGGCGTGGAGGCGCCGCGGGATGTGAGTGTCCATCGCGGCGAGGTCTACGAGCGAATCGTTGAGGAGAACCGGTTGGCCGCGGGATCCACCGAACGAAGCAAGCTTGATGGCCTCTCGGAGGCCGTGGTTGCCAAACTCAAAGGCAGGTTGAACGGGAAGCCATGA
- a CDS encoding NAD-dependent epimerase/dehydratase family protein — protein MRHPLVQEAAPASHGREILVTGVAGFIGSRAALRLASRGWRVRGLDRVSPPRPVADVLCRLIVGDLRVEGVAEEALAGVDTVLHAAAHTDLPRAQADPEVDFGDNVLGAFRLLEAARKSRTPPTIAFLSSFRVYGDNVDLALAGQGPKGYTLALPFQWGISELFSTDQCERTAHGTHKLLADLMAQEFAHSYGLRVGVFRVGPVAGPGHDASSDGCWLAALQRASADRLLQIDPDQTLDLLHVDDLVDAVLAFVDSDWHHLVLNVGGGVQNAVRPYDVAAAILTTGAQGDGRVDPAGVLATYPKVWVTDIGRAARALGWTPRRDLKTILEEQGIPWQVAPSVTRDSARPAENICLGLA, from the coding sequence ATGAGGCATCCTTTGGTGCAAGAGGCCGCCCCGGCATCGCACGGGCGAGAGATCCTGGTGACCGGGGTCGCGGGCTTCATTGGAAGCAGGGCCGCGCTCCGTCTCGCCTCCCGCGGGTGGCGGGTTCGAGGTCTGGATCGGGTTTCGCCTCCTAGGCCTGTGGCGGATGTACTGTGTCGCCTGATCGTCGGAGACCTGCGCGTCGAGGGTGTGGCCGAAGAGGCACTGGCCGGTGTCGACACCGTGCTGCACGCCGCGGCCCACACGGATTTGCCTCGCGCCCAGGCAGATCCAGAGGTCGACTTCGGCGACAACGTGCTGGGCGCGTTTCGCCTCCTTGAGGCGGCCCGCAAGTCCCGTACTCCTCCTACCATTGCGTTCCTGAGCTCCTTCCGGGTTTACGGGGACAATGTGGACCTGGCACTTGCGGGGCAGGGCCCCAAGGGCTACACCCTGGCGCTTCCCTTCCAGTGGGGGATCTCCGAGCTATTCTCCACCGACCAGTGCGAAAGGACCGCGCACGGCACCCACAAACTCCTGGCCGACCTGATGGCGCAGGAGTTCGCCCACTCCTATGGGCTACGGGTCGGTGTTTTCCGGGTAGGCCCGGTTGCTGGACCAGGGCACGACGCCAGCAGTGACGGCTGCTGGCTGGCCGCGCTCCAAAGAGCCAGCGCGGACCGTCTTCTGCAAATCGATCCCGATCAAACCCTCGATCTCTTGCACGTCGACGACCTCGTCGACGCCGTTCTGGCTTTCGTGGATTCGGACTGGCACCACCTCGTGCTGAATGTGGGTGGCGGGGTGCAGAACGCGGTGCGGCCCTACGACGTGGCGGCGGCGATCCTGACGACCGGCGCCCAGGGGGATGGCAGGGTGGACCCGGCCGGCGTCCTGGCGACCTACCCGAAGGTTTGGGTGACCGATATCGGACGTGCGGCAAGGGCACTGGGCTGGACGCCGCGACGAGATCTCAAAACGATCCTGGAGGAGCAGGGGATCCCCTGGCAGGTGGCTCCCAGCGTCACAAGGGATTCGGCCAGACCTGCAGAGAACATCTGCCTTGGGCTTGCCTAA
- a CDS encoding radical SAM protein, translated as MNALLNHAPGITRRGCVDIGHPCDIDCVFCYHRYEDRAQRRFLPEEEIRARLRRFREEFGLEICDFTGGEPTLHPAIVRLTEFAAQIGIPLCIITHGQVRKKELIRALVEAGVAEFLVSIEGPEVIHNRMTNTAEGFQRVCAFLEELDRLGFHNWRMNTVATSINMAALAELAEWAVSLNNPPRNANFIVFSPLRDWAGMSEIDFQAAHSELAPHLKETIDIFSEHGIWTNVRYYPICQLRGYEEHVTTFPQIIFDPLEWDYRAYVNMCESDIRRVYETGIQSVVWAEAPAHVFFNTWSLLQQAKLYVHGPACRNCALRQICDGVSRQYAHRFGFGELQPYRGELIQDPVYWRRECLPYAVHPSIWSGPQTLV; from the coding sequence GTGAACGCCCTTCTCAATCACGCGCCGGGCATTACGCGACGCGGCTGCGTCGATATCGGCCATCCCTGCGATATCGATTGTGTCTTCTGCTACCACCGTTACGAGGACCGCGCCCAAAGGCGCTTTCTGCCCGAGGAAGAAATCCGGGCTCGCCTCAGAAGATTCCGCGAGGAATTTGGCCTCGAAATCTGCGATTTCACCGGTGGTGAACCCACCCTCCATCCGGCCATCGTCCGACTCACCGAGTTTGCCGCCCAGATCGGAATCCCCCTCTGCATTATCACCCACGGCCAGGTCCGAAAGAAAGAGCTGATTCGGGCCCTGGTGGAGGCAGGAGTAGCCGAATTCCTGGTGTCCATCGAGGGACCCGAGGTCATCCACAACCGGATGACGAACACCGCGGAGGGGTTCCAGCGCGTCTGCGCGTTTTTGGAAGAGCTGGACCGGCTGGGCTTCCACAACTGGCGGATGAACACGGTGGCCACGTCCATCAACATGGCGGCCCTTGCGGAGCTTGCAGAATGGGCTGTGTCGCTGAACAACCCGCCGAGGAACGCCAATTTCATTGTGTTCAGTCCCCTGCGGGATTGGGCGGGCATGTCCGAAATCGACTTTCAGGCTGCGCACAGCGAGCTGGCACCGCATCTGAAAGAAACCATCGACATTTTCAGCGAGCACGGCATCTGGACGAACGTCCGTTACTACCCGATCTGCCAGCTGCGCGGCTACGAAGAACACGTCACGACCTTCCCCCAGATCATTTTCGATCCTTTGGAGTGGGACTATCGCGCTTACGTCAACATGTGCGAATCCGACATCCGGCGGGTTTACGAGACGGGGATCCAGAGCGTGGTGTGGGCCGAAGCCCCGGCACATGTGTTTTTCAACACCTGGTCCCTGTTGCAGCAGGCCAAACTGTACGTGCACGGTCCCGCGTGTCGTAACTGTGCCCTCCGCCAGATCTGCGACGGCGTGAGCCGGCAATACGCCCATCGATTCGGATTTGGTGAACTGCAACCGTACCGAGGCGAATTGATTCAGGATCCTGTGTACTGGCGCCGCGAGTGCTTGCCATACGCGGTTCACCCCAGCATCTGGTCGGGTCCGCAAACGCTGGTGTAA